Proteins encoded by one window of Streptacidiphilus sp. PB12-B1b:
- the rpoB gene encoding DNA-directed RNA polymerase subunit beta yields MAASRNASNNSASTAPLRISFAKIREPLEVPNLLALQTESFDWLLGNQAWKSRVEASLAEGHDVPQKSGLEEIFEEISPIEDFSGSMSLTFRDHRFEPPKNSIDECKDRDFTFAAPLFVTAEFTNNETGEIKSQTVFMGDFPLMTHKGTFVINGTERVVVSQLVRSPGVYFDTTLDKTSDKDIYSAKVIPSRGAWLELEIDKRDMVGVRIDRKRKQSVTVLLKALGWTSEQILEEFGQYESMRATLEKDHTQGQDDALLDIYRKLRPGEPPTKEAAQTLLENLYFNPKRYDLAKVGRYKINKKLGVVEPLDGGVLTVDDILATIKYLVQLHAGETETVAPNGSTIVVEDDDIDHFGNRRLRNVGELIQNQVRTGLARMERVVRERMTTQDVEAITPQTLINIRPVVASIKEFFGTSQLSQFMDQTNPLSGLTHKRRLSALGPGGLSRERAGFEVRDVHPSHYGRMCPIETPEGPNIGLIGSLASYGRVNAFGFVETPYRKVVEGIVTDDLDYLTADEEDRFVIAQANAPLTDDNHFAEARVLVRRRGGEIDYIPGVEIDYMDVSPRQMVSVATAMIPFLEHDDANRALMGSNMMRQAVPLLKSEAPLVGTGMEYRAAVDAADVISAEKSGVVQEVSADYVTVANDDGTYTTYRVAKFTRSNQGTAFNQKVIVDEGARIEVGQVLADGPCTDQGEMALGKNLLVAFMPWEGHNYEDAIILSQRLVQDDVLSSIHIEEHEVDARDTKLGPEEITRDIPNVSEEVLADLDERGIIRIGADVTTGDILVGKVTPKGETELTPEERLLRAIFGEKAREVRDTSLKVPHGEQGKIIGVRVFDREEGDELPPGVNQLVRVYVAQKRKITNGDKLAGRHGNKGVISKILPVEDMPFLEDGTPVDIVLNPLGVPSRMNPGQVLETHLGWLAKTGWDVSGLSEEWARRLQKIGADRATGGTNLATPVFDGAREDEIAGLLDHTTLTRDGDRLVGSSGKARMFDGRSGEPFPMPVSVGYMYILKLHHLVDDKLHARSTGPYSMITQQPLGGKAQFGGQRFGEMEVWALEAYGAAYALQELLTIKSDDVLGRVKVYEAIVKGENIPEPGIPESFKVLIKEMQSLCLNVEVLSSDGMSIEMRDSDEDVFRAAEELGIDLSRREPSSVEEV; encoded by the coding sequence TTGGCCGCCTCGCGCAACGCCTCGAACAACTCCGCATCCACCGCACCGCTCCGTATTTCTTTCGCGAAGATTCGTGAGCCCCTCGAGGTTCCCAACCTCCTCGCCCTGCAGACCGAGAGCTTCGACTGGCTCCTCGGCAATCAGGCGTGGAAGTCCAGGGTCGAGGCGTCGCTCGCCGAAGGACACGACGTCCCGCAGAAGTCCGGCCTGGAGGAGATCTTCGAGGAGATCTCTCCGATCGAGGACTTCTCCGGTTCGATGTCGCTGACCTTCCGCGACCACCGCTTCGAGCCCCCCAAGAACTCGATCGACGAGTGCAAGGACCGCGACTTCACCTTCGCGGCCCCGCTCTTCGTGACGGCCGAGTTCACCAACAACGAGACCGGCGAGATCAAGTCGCAGACGGTCTTCATGGGCGATTTCCCGCTCATGACCCACAAGGGCACCTTCGTGATCAACGGCACCGAGCGTGTCGTCGTCTCGCAGCTGGTGCGCTCCCCGGGCGTCTACTTCGACACCACCCTGGACAAGACGTCCGACAAGGACATCTACTCCGCCAAGGTCATCCCCTCGCGCGGTGCCTGGCTGGAGCTTGAGATCGACAAGCGCGACATGGTCGGTGTCCGCATCGACCGCAAGCGCAAGCAGTCCGTCACCGTGCTGCTGAAGGCCCTCGGCTGGACCTCCGAGCAGATCCTGGAGGAGTTCGGCCAGTACGAGTCGATGCGCGCCACCCTGGAGAAGGACCACACCCAGGGCCAGGACGACGCGCTGCTCGACATCTACCGCAAGCTGCGTCCGGGCGAGCCGCCGACCAAGGAGGCCGCGCAGACGCTTCTGGAGAACCTCTACTTCAACCCGAAGCGCTACGACCTGGCCAAGGTCGGTCGGTACAAGATCAACAAGAAGCTCGGCGTGGTCGAGCCGCTCGACGGCGGCGTGCTCACCGTCGACGACATCCTGGCGACCATCAAGTACCTGGTCCAGCTGCACGCGGGGGAGACCGAGACGGTCGCGCCCAACGGCAGCACGATCGTCGTCGAGGACGACGACATCGACCACTTCGGCAACCGTCGCCTCCGCAACGTCGGCGAGCTGATCCAGAACCAGGTCCGTACGGGTCTCGCCCGTATGGAGCGGGTCGTGCGCGAGCGCATGACCACCCAGGACGTCGAGGCGATCACGCCGCAGACCCTGATCAACATCCGGCCGGTCGTCGCCTCCATCAAGGAGTTCTTCGGCACCAGCCAGCTGTCCCAGTTCATGGACCAGACGAACCCGCTGTCGGGGCTGACCCACAAGCGCCGTCTGTCCGCGCTGGGCCCCGGTGGTCTGTCCCGTGAGCGCGCCGGCTTCGAGGTCCGCGACGTGCACCCGTCCCACTACGGACGCATGTGCCCGATCGAGACCCCGGAAGGCCCGAACATCGGTCTGATCGGCTCGCTCGCCTCCTACGGCCGGGTCAACGCCTTCGGCTTCGTGGAGACCCCGTACCGCAAGGTCGTCGAGGGCATCGTCACCGACGACCTCGACTACCTGACCGCGGACGAGGAGGACCGGTTCGTCATCGCCCAGGCCAACGCGCCGCTGACCGATGACAACCACTTCGCCGAGGCCCGTGTCCTGGTCCGCCGCCGCGGCGGGGAGATCGACTACATCCCCGGCGTCGAGATCGACTACATGGACGTCTCGCCCCGGCAGATGGTGTCCGTCGCCACCGCGATGATCCCCTTCCTGGAGCACGACGACGCCAACCGCGCGCTCATGGGATCCAACATGATGCGCCAGGCCGTCCCGCTGCTCAAGAGCGAGGCGCCGCTGGTCGGCACCGGCATGGAGTACCGCGCGGCGGTCGACGCCGCCGACGTCATCTCCGCCGAGAAGTCCGGCGTGGTCCAGGAGGTCTCCGCCGACTACGTCACCGTCGCCAACGACGACGGCACCTACACCACGTACCGCGTGGCCAAGTTCACCCGCTCCAACCAGGGCACGGCCTTCAACCAGAAGGTCATCGTGGACGAGGGCGCGCGCATCGAGGTGGGCCAGGTGCTCGCCGACGGTCCCTGCACGGACCAGGGCGAGATGGCGCTCGGCAAGAACCTGCTCGTGGCGTTCATGCCATGGGAGGGCCACAACTACGAGGACGCGATCATCCTGTCGCAGCGCCTCGTGCAGGACGACGTCCTCTCCTCGATCCACATCGAGGAGCACGAGGTCGACGCCCGCGACACCAAGCTGGGCCCCGAGGAGATCACCCGGGACATCCCGAACGTCTCCGAGGAGGTCCTCGCCGACCTCGACGAGCGCGGCATCATCCGCATCGGCGCCGATGTCACCACCGGTGACATCCTGGTCGGCAAGGTCACGCCCAAGGGCGAGACCGAGCTGACCCCGGAGGAGCGCCTGCTGCGCGCCATCTTCGGCGAGAAGGCCCGTGAGGTCCGCGACACCTCGCTGAAGGTGCCGCACGGTGAGCAGGGCAAGATCATCGGCGTCCGCGTCTTCGACCGCGAGGAGGGCGACGAGCTCCCGCCCGGCGTCAACCAGCTGGTCCGGGTCTACGTGGCCCAGAAGCGCAAGATCACCAACGGTGACAAGCTGGCCGGCCGCCACGGCAACAAGGGTGTCATCTCCAAGATCCTCCCGGTCGAGGACATGCCCTTCCTCGAGGACGGCACCCCGGTCGACATCGTGCTCAACCCCCTCGGCGTCCCGTCCCGAATGAACCCGGGACAGGTGCTGGAGACCCACCTCGGCTGGCTCGCCAAGACCGGCTGGGACGTCTCCGGGCTGAGCGAGGAGTGGGCCCGCCGGCTCCAGAAGATCGGGGCCGACCGGGCCACCGGTGGCACCAACCTCGCCACCCCGGTTTTCGACGGCGCCCGCGAGGACGAGATCGCCGGCCTGCTGGACCACACCACGCTCACCCGGGACGGCGACCGCCTGGTCGGCTCCTCCGGCAAGGCGCGGATGTTCGACGGCCGCTCCGGCGAGCCGTTCCCGATGCCGGTCTCGGTCGGCTACATGTACATCCTCAAGCTGCACCACCTGGTCGACGACAAGCTCCACGCCCGTTCGACCGGTCCGTACTCCATGATCACGCAGCAGCCGCTGGGTGGTAAGGCGCAGTTCGGTGGTCAGCGCTTCGGTGAGATGGAGGTGTGGGCGCTGGAGGCGTACGGCGCCGCCTACGCCCTCCAGGAACTGCTCACCATCAAGTCCGACGACGTCCTGGGCCGCGTGAAGGTCTACGAGGCGATCGTCAAGGGCGAGAACATCCCCGAGCCCGGCATCCCTGAGTCCTTCAAGGTGCTGATCAAGGAGATGCAGTCGCTCTGCCTGAACGTGGAGGTGCTGTCGTCCGACGGCATGTCCATTGAGATGCGTGACTCCGACGAGGACGTGTTCCGCGCCGCGGAGGAGCTCGGTATCGACCTGTCCCGGCGTGAGCCGAGCAGCGTCGAAGAGGTCTGA
- the rplL gene encoding 50S ribosomal protein L7/L12 → MAKLSQEELLEQFAELTLIELSEFVKAFEEKFDVKAAAPVAVAGVAGPGAVEEAAEEQDEFDVILTAAGDKKIQVIKEVRALTSLGLKEAKDLVDGTPATVLEKVAKEAAEKAKAALEAAGASVTVK, encoded by the coding sequence ATGGCGAAGCTGTCCCAGGAAGAGCTGCTCGAGCAGTTCGCCGAGCTCACCCTCATCGAGCTGTCCGAGTTCGTGAAGGCGTTCGAGGAGAAGTTCGACGTCAAGGCTGCCGCCCCGGTCGCCGTCGCCGGTGTTGCCGGCCCGGGCGCCGTCGAGGAGGCCGCTGAGGAGCAGGACGAGTTCGACGTCATCCTCACCGCCGCCGGTGACAAGAAGATCCAGGTCATCAAGGAGGTGCGCGCCCTGACCTCCCTCGGCCTGAAGGAGGCCAAGGACCTCGTTGACGGCACCCCCGCCACGGTCCTGGAGAAGGTCGCCAAGGAGGCCGCCGAGAAGGCCAAGGCCGCTCTCGAGGCTGCCGGCGCTTCGGTCACCGTCAAGTAA
- a CDS encoding DNA-directed RNA polymerase subunit beta', with amino-acid sequence MLDVNFFDELRIGLATADDIRQWSHGEVKKPETINYRTLKPEKDGLFCEKIFGPTRDWECYCGKYKRVRFKGIICERCGVEVTRAKVRRERMGHIELAAPVTHIWYFKGVPSRLGYLLDLAPKDLEKVIYFAAYMITWVDDERRTRDLSSLEAQVSVERQQIEQRRDSDLETQAKKLESDLAELEAEGAKADVRRKVRESAERGMKQLRDRAQRELDRLDEVWARFKSLKVQDLEGDELLYRELRDRFGTYFSGSMGAAALQKRLETFDLEEEAEKLREIIKTGKGQKKTRALKRLKVVSAFLQTTNKPNGMVLDCVPVIPPDLRPMVQLDGGRFATSDLNDLYRRVINRNNRLKRLLDLGAPEIIVNNEKRMLQEAVDALFDNGRRGRPVTGPGNRPLKSLSDMLKGKQGRFRQNLLGKRVDYSARSVIVVGPQLKLHQCGLPKAMALELFKPFVMKRLVDLNHAQNIKSAKRMVERARPVVWDVLEEVIAEHPVLLNRAPTLHRLGIQAFEPQLVEGKAIQIHPLVCTAFNADFDGDQMAVHLPLSAEAQAEARILMLSSNNILKPADGRPVTMPTQDMVLGLFFLTSSRDPETLRGVGRAFGSTSEAVMAFDAKELDLQAEIDLRLPLGTVPPRGWVSPVDEDGKPVWQDGDQLRLRTTLGRALFNELLPEDYPFVEEEINKKALSAIVNDLAERYPKVVVAATLDNLKAAGFHWATRSGVTVSISDVVVPPNKPQILEGYEAQAEKVQKQYERGLITKDERQQELVGIWTKATAEVAEAMNANFPKTNPIFMMVDSGARGNMMQMRQIAGMRGLVSNAKNETIARPIKASFREGLSVLEYFISTHGARKGLADTALRTADSGYLTRRLVDVSQDVIIREEDCGTERGLKLPIGTVGADGVLRKSDDVETSVYARALAEDIVIDGQVLAPANTDLGDVLIDELIRRGISEVKTRSILTCESAVGTCAMCYGRSLATGKLVDIGEAVGIIAAQSIGEPGTQLTMRTFHTGGVAGDDITQGLPRVVELFEARNPRGVAPISEAEGRVRIEDTEKTRKLVVTPDDGSEEIAYPVSKRIKLRVSEGEHVEVGQQLTAGTVNPHDVLRILGQRQVQIHLVAEVQKVYNSQGVSIHDKHIEIIIRQMLRRVTIIESGDAELLPGELVERGRFETENRRVVSEGGQPASGRPQLMGITKASLATESWLSAASFQETTRVLTDAAIHAKSDPLLGLKENVILGKLIPAGTGLPRYRNIRVEPTEEAKAAMYSAVGYDDIDYSPFGSGSGQAVPLDDYDYGPYTG; translated from the coding sequence GTGCTCGACGTCAACTTCTTCGATGAGCTGCGAATCGGCCTGGCGACCGCTGACGACATCCGTCAGTGGTCCCACGGCGAGGTTAAGAAGCCCGAGACCATCAACTACCGCACCCTCAAGCCCGAGAAGGACGGACTCTTCTGCGAGAAGATCTTCGGCCCCACCCGGGACTGGGAGTGCTACTGCGGCAAGTACAAGCGCGTGCGCTTCAAGGGCATCATCTGTGAGCGCTGCGGCGTCGAGGTCACTCGCGCCAAGGTGCGTCGTGAGCGGATGGGCCACATCGAGCTGGCCGCCCCGGTCACGCACATCTGGTACTTCAAGGGCGTGCCCTCGCGCCTCGGCTACCTCCTGGATCTTGCCCCCAAGGACCTCGAGAAGGTCATCTACTTCGCCGCCTACATGATCACGTGGGTGGACGACGAGCGCCGCACCCGCGACCTGTCCTCGCTGGAGGCCCAGGTCTCCGTCGAGCGCCAGCAGATCGAGCAGCGCCGCGACTCCGACCTGGAGACCCAGGCGAAGAAGCTGGAGAGCGACCTCGCCGAGCTGGAGGCCGAGGGGGCCAAGGCCGACGTGCGCCGCAAGGTGCGCGAGAGCGCCGAGCGCGGCATGAAGCAGCTGCGCGACCGGGCCCAGCGCGAGCTGGACCGCCTGGACGAGGTGTGGGCCCGCTTCAAGTCCCTCAAGGTCCAGGACCTCGAGGGCGACGAGCTGCTCTACCGCGAGCTGCGCGACCGCTTCGGCACGTACTTCTCCGGTTCGATGGGTGCCGCGGCGCTGCAGAAGCGCCTCGAGACCTTCGACCTGGAGGAGGAGGCCGAGAAGCTCCGCGAGATCATCAAGACCGGCAAGGGCCAGAAGAAGACCCGTGCGCTCAAGCGCCTCAAGGTCGTCTCCGCCTTCCTGCAGACCACCAACAAGCCCAACGGCATGGTGCTGGACTGCGTCCCGGTGATCCCGCCGGACCTGCGTCCGATGGTGCAGCTGGACGGTGGCCGCTTTGCGACCTCCGACCTGAACGACCTGTACCGCCGCGTGATCAACCGCAACAACCGCCTGAAGCGGCTGCTCGACCTCGGCGCGCCCGAGATCATCGTGAACAACGAGAAGCGCATGCTCCAGGAGGCCGTCGACGCGCTGTTCGACAACGGCCGCCGCGGCCGTCCGGTCACCGGACCGGGCAACCGCCCGCTGAAGTCCCTGAGCGACATGCTCAAGGGCAAGCAGGGTCGTTTCCGTCAGAACCTGCTCGGCAAGCGCGTCGACTACTCGGCCCGTTCGGTCATCGTCGTCGGCCCGCAGCTCAAGCTGCACCAGTGCGGTCTGCCCAAGGCCATGGCGCTGGAGCTCTTCAAGCCGTTCGTGATGAAGCGCCTGGTCGACCTGAACCACGCGCAGAACATCAAGTCGGCCAAGCGCATGGTCGAGCGCGCCCGTCCGGTCGTGTGGGACGTCCTCGAAGAGGTCATCGCCGAGCACCCGGTGCTGCTGAACCGTGCGCCCACGCTGCACCGCCTCGGCATCCAGGCGTTCGAGCCGCAGCTGGTCGAGGGCAAGGCCATCCAGATCCACCCGCTCGTCTGCACCGCGTTCAACGCGGACTTCGACGGCGACCAGATGGCCGTGCACCTGCCGCTGTCGGCGGAGGCGCAGGCAGAGGCCCGCATCCTGATGCTGTCCTCCAACAACATCCTGAAGCCGGCCGACGGTCGCCCCGTCACCATGCCGACCCAGGACATGGTGCTGGGCCTGTTCTTCCTGACCTCCAGCCGTGACCCGGAGACCCTGCGCGGCGTCGGCCGCGCCTTCGGCTCCACCTCGGAGGCCGTGATGGCCTTCGACGCCAAGGAGCTGGACCTCCAGGCCGAGATCGACCTGCGCCTGCCGCTGGGCACCGTCCCGCCGCGCGGCTGGGTCTCCCCGGTCGACGAGGACGGCAAGCCGGTCTGGCAGGACGGCGACCAGCTCCGGCTGCGGACGACCCTGGGCCGCGCGCTCTTCAACGAGCTGCTGCCCGAGGACTACCCGTTCGTCGAGGAGGAGATCAACAAGAAGGCGCTCTCCGCGATCGTCAACGACCTCGCCGAGCGCTACCCCAAGGTCGTCGTCGCGGCGACGCTGGACAACCTCAAGGCGGCCGGCTTCCACTGGGCCACCCGCTCGGGCGTCACCGTCTCCATCTCGGACGTCGTGGTCCCGCCGAACAAGCCCCAGATCCTCGAGGGCTACGAGGCGCAGGCCGAGAAGGTCCAGAAGCAGTACGAGCGCGGCCTGATCACCAAGGACGAGCGCCAGCAGGAGCTCGTCGGCATCTGGACCAAGGCGACCGCCGAGGTCGCCGAGGCCATGAACGCGAACTTCCCGAAGACCAACCCCATCTTCATGATGGTGGACTCCGGGGCCCGCGGAAACATGATGCAGATGCGCCAGATCGCCGGTATGCGTGGTCTGGTGTCGAACGCGAAGAACGAGACCATCGCGCGCCCCATCAAGGCGTCCTTCCGCGAGGGCCTCTCCGTGCTGGAGTACTTCATCTCCACCCACGGTGCCCGTAAGGGTCTCGCCGACACCGCCCTGCGCACCGCCGACTCCGGCTACCTCACCCGTCGTCTGGTCGACGTCTCCCAGGACGTCATCATCCGCGAGGAGGACTGCGGCACCGAGCGCGGCCTGAAGCTGCCGATCGGCACCGTGGGCGCGGACGGCGTGCTGCGCAAGTCCGACGACGTCGAGACCAGCGTGTACGCCCGGGCGCTCGCCGAGGACATCGTCATCGACGGGCAGGTGCTGGCCCCGGCCAACACCGACCTGGGCGACGTCCTGATCGACGAGCTGATCCGCCGCGGCATCTCCGAGGTCAAGACCCGTTCGATCCTGACCTGCGAGTCCGCCGTCGGCACCTGCGCCATGTGCTACGGCCGCTCGCTGGCCACCGGCAAGCTGGTCGACATCGGTGAGGCGGTCGGCATCATCGCCGCCCAGTCCATCGGTGAGCCCGGCACCCAGCTGACGATGCGTACCTTCCACACCGGTGGTGTGGCCGGTGACGACATCACCCAGGGTCTGCCGCGTGTCGTCGAGCTGTTCGAGGCCCGCAACCCGCGCGGTGTGGCCCCGATCAGCGAGGCCGAGGGCCGGGTCCGGATCGAGGACACCGAGAAGACCCGCAAGCTCGTCGTCACCCCCGACGACGGCAGCGAGGAGATCGCCTACCCGGTCTCCAAGCGCATCAAGCTGCGGGTCTCCGAGGGCGAGCACGTGGAGGTGGGCCAGCAGCTCACCGCCGGTACGGTCAACCCGCACGACGTGCTGCGCATCCTCGGCCAGCGCCAGGTGCAGATCCACCTGGTGGCCGAGGTCCAGAAGGTCTACAACTCGCAGGGTGTGTCGATCCACGACAAGCACATCGAGATCATCATCCGGCAGATGCTCCGCCGGGTCACGATCATCGAGTCCGGCGACGCCGAGCTGCTGCCCGGCGAGCTGGTCGAGCGCGGCCGCTTCGAGACCGAGAACCGTCGAGTGGTGTCCGAGGGCGGCCAGCCCGCCTCCGGCCGTCCGCAGCTGATGGGTATCACCAAGGCCTCGCTGGCGACCGAGTCCTGGCTGTCGGCCGCCTCCTTCCAGGAGACGACCCGGGTGCTCACCGACGCGGCGATCCACGCCAAGTCGGACCCGCTGCTGGGCCTCAAGGAGAACGTCATCCTCGGTAAGCTCATCCCGGCCGGTACGGGTCTGCCCCGCTACCGCAACATCCGGGTCGAGCCGACCGAGGAGGCCAAGGCCGCGATGTACTCGGCCGTCGGCTACGACGACATCGACTACTCGCCGTTCGGCTCCGGCTCCGGCCAGGCCGTGCCGCTGGACGACTACGACTACGGCCCCTACACCGGCTGA
- the rplJ gene encoding 50S ribosomal protein L10: MARPDKAAAVAELTDKFRDSSAAVLTEYRGLTVAQLKTLRRSLGSNANYAVVKNTLTKIAANQAGISELDDLFAGPTAVAFVAGDPVESAKALRDFAKDNPALIIKGGVLDGKALSADDIKKLADLESREVLLAKLAGGLKASMAKAAATFQAPLTEFVRTAEALRAKVEQGGAGTPAPAAEDDAPAAE; encoded by the coding sequence ATGGCAAGGCCCGACAAGGCTGCCGCTGTCGCGGAGCTGACGGACAAGTTCCGTGACTCCAGCGCGGCCGTGCTGACCGAGTACCGCGGTCTGACCGTGGCGCAGCTGAAGACGCTGCGTCGCTCGCTCGGCAGCAACGCCAATTACGCCGTGGTGAAGAACACGCTGACCAAGATCGCCGCCAACCAGGCCGGCATCTCTGAGCTTGACGACCTGTTCGCGGGTCCGACGGCTGTCGCCTTCGTCGCCGGTGACCCGGTGGAGTCGGCGAAGGCTCTGCGTGACTTCGCCAAGGACAACCCTGCGCTGATCATCAAGGGCGGTGTCCTTGACGGTAAGGCGCTGTCCGCCGATGACATCAAGAAGCTCGCGGACCTTGAGTCCCGCGAGGTGCTGCTCGCCAAGCTCGCGGGTGGCCTGAAGGCGTCGATGGCCAAGGCCGCCGCGACCTTCCAGGCTCCGCTCACGGAGTTCGTCCGCACTGCGGAGGCGCTCCGGGCCAAGGTCGAGCAGGGCGGTGCCGGTACGCCGGCTCCCGCCGCCGAGGACGACGCTCCCGCCGCGGAGTAG